Proteins encoded in a region of the Puniceibacterium sp. IMCC21224 genome:
- a CDS encoding cytochrome c biogenesis CcdA family protein: MFGIEIIDAGLIPAMFVALLAGVISFLSPCVLPIVPPYLAFMSGVSVSDMQGGGSARMRAVTAALFFVMGLSTVFLLLGFTASAFGMFFLQNQVLMSRISGVVVIIFGLHFLGIFRIPFLDREARIEAGDSGGSAFGAYVLGLAFAFGWTPCIGPQLGAILSLAASEASVTRGTLLLGVYAAGLGIPFLLAALFLSRAMTLMNRIKKHMKMIERVMGALLLAVGLALVTGAFTTLSFWLLETFPALGQLG, encoded by the coding sequence ATGTTTGGAATCGAGATCATCGACGCAGGGCTGATCCCTGCGATGTTCGTGGCGCTGTTGGCCGGGGTGATTTCATTCCTTAGCCCCTGCGTATTGCCGATCGTGCCGCCATATCTGGCCTTTATGTCCGGCGTCAGCGTGTCCGACATGCAAGGCGGGGGTTCAGCCCGGATGCGGGCGGTGACGGCGGCGCTGTTCTTTGTGATGGGTCTGTCCACGGTGTTTTTGCTGCTGGGGTTCACCGCATCGGCGTTTGGCATGTTTTTCCTGCAAAATCAGGTGTTGATGTCGCGGATTTCCGGCGTTGTCGTCATCATTTTTGGGCTGCATTTCCTGGGCATTTTCCGCATTCCGTTCCTTGATCGCGAGGCGCGGATCGAAGCGGGCGACAGTGGTGGATCTGCCTTTGGTGCCTATGTTCTGGGGCTGGCCTTTGCCTTTGGCTGGACACCGTGCATTGGCCCGCAACTGGGCGCGATCCTCAGCCTTGCAGCGTCCGAGGCATCTGTGACGCGTGGTACTTTGCTTTTGGGGGTTTATGCGGCGGGGCTGGGCATTCCGTTTCTGCTGGCGGCGCTGTTCCTGTCGCGTGCCATGACGTTGATGAACCGGATCAAGAAACATATGAAGATGATCGAGCGGGTGATGGGCGCGCTGCTGCTGGCGGTGGGCCTCGCGCTGGTTACTGGCGCGTTCACAACCCTCTCGTTCTGGCTGCTCGAGACGTTTCCGGCGCTGGGGCAGTTGGGCTGA
- a CDS encoding sulfurtransferase TusA family protein, whose protein sequence is MIHDLDATGLLCPLPVLKARKRLMALPGGDTLRLRTDDPAAVIDVPHFCAEAGHALDSSTQDGTDTVWIIRKGG, encoded by the coding sequence ATGATCCATGATCTCGACGCCACCGGGCTATTGTGCCCCCTGCCCGTTCTCAAGGCGCGCAAACGGTTGATGGCACTGCCGGGCGGCGACACCCTGCGACTGCGGACCGATGATCCCGCCGCAGTGATTGACGTCCCGCATTTCTGCGCCGAGGCAGGTCATGCACTGGACAGCAGCACCCAGGACGGGACCGACACGGTCTGGATCATTCGCAAAGGCGGCTGA
- a CDS encoding ATP-binding protein: MSFQWLKRYMPRGIYGRAALILILPVVTLQLVVSVVFIQRHFEGVSDQMTRDVARGVNLALRLQGSDIAGQVTPALDFTVTEADADEMPAADQRRWYDFSGIVVTQTLYDAVPGLQRVVLPTDRLVSLFVTRGGTLYLVSFDRRRASASNPHQLLVNMVFFGVLMTCIAFVYLRNQLRPITRLAEVAEAFGRGRHEDYSPSGAVEVRAAGNAFLDMRARIERQIEQRTMMLSGVSHDLRTPLTRMKLALSMLEHEDREPLERDVADMQRLIDAFLDFARGDAEAGVAEPTDPLALVAGIVTEAQRGGGAVSVVEAVGKGDISLRPTAMRRAIDNLIGNALRYGSNCEVSVVLSDKSLRIRVEDDGPGIPPERRDEAQRPFVRLDSARNQDKGSGVGLGLAITADIARAHGGVLRLGSSDRLGGLRADIVIAR; this comes from the coding sequence ATGTCGTTCCAATGGCTCAAACGCTATATGCCGCGCGGGATTTACGGACGCGCGGCGCTGATCCTGATCCTGCCGGTTGTGACCCTGCAACTGGTGGTGTCTGTCGTGTTCATTCAACGCCATTTCGAAGGTGTCAGCGATCAGATGACCCGTGACGTAGCGCGTGGGGTGAATTTGGCACTGCGGCTTCAGGGAAGTGATATTGCGGGGCAGGTGACGCCCGCGCTCGATTTCACCGTGACCGAGGCGGACGCCGATGAGATGCCCGCCGCTGATCAGCGCCGATGGTACGATTTCTCGGGAATTGTGGTAACGCAGACCTTGTACGACGCTGTACCGGGGTTGCAGCGGGTGGTGTTGCCGACGGATCGGCTGGTATCGCTTTTTGTTACGCGCGGGGGCACGCTGTACCTTGTGTCGTTTGACCGGCGCCGGGCTTCGGCCTCGAATCCGCATCAGTTGCTGGTCAACATGGTATTCTTTGGGGTGCTGATGACCTGCATCGCCTTTGTGTATCTGCGCAATCAATTGCGTCCCATCACCCGTCTGGCCGAAGTTGCTGAGGCGTTTGGCCGTGGTCGGCACGAAGATTATAGCCCGTCGGGCGCGGTCGAGGTACGGGCAGCCGGCAACGCCTTTCTTGACATGCGGGCGCGGATCGAACGTCAGATCGAACAGCGCACGATGATGCTGTCGGGGGTGAGCCACGATCTGCGCACGCCGTTGACCCGGATGAAATTGGCGCTGTCGATGCTAGAGCATGAGGATCGCGAACCGTTGGAGCGCGATGTGGCTGATATGCAGCGGCTGATCGACGCCTTCCTTGATTTTGCGCGCGGTGACGCAGAAGCCGGTGTGGCGGAACCCACCGACCCGCTGGCGCTGGTCGCAGGTATCGTGACCGAGGCGCAGCGTGGCGGCGGCGCAGTCTCTGTGGTCGAGGCCGTGGGCAAGGGCGACATTTCCTTGCGTCCCACTGCAATGCGCCGCGCAATCGACAATCTGATCGGCAACGCGCTACGCTATGGATCAAATTGCGAGGTTTCGGTTGTCTTGTCTGACAAATCCCTGCGCATTCGGGTCGAAGATGACGGCCCCGGTATTCCACCCGAGCGGCGAGATGAGGCGCAGCGTCCCTTTGTGCGGCTCGACTCTGCGCGCAATCAGGACAAGGGATCAGGGGTCGGTCTGGGTCTGGCGATCACAGCCGATATCGCCCGTGCCCATGGCGGCGTACTGCGGCTGGGTTCCAGTGACCGGTTGGGCGGTCTGCGCGCAGATATCGTCATTGCCCGTTGA
- a CDS encoding MBL fold metallo-hydrolase, with product MQDPDPSFRPQHGLTDTLRPGLRRIVAPNPSAMTFRGTNTYLLGERALAVIDPGPDDPTHLAAILAALKPGQSISHIIVTHAHRDHSPLSRALSRATGAPVLAFGDAQAGRSAVMQRLADSGLMEGGEGVDFAFMPDIAVPDGAVISGDGWDLEVLHTPGHFGNHIALGWGQQLFCGDLVMGWATSLVSPPDGDLTDFMASCARVRAGNWARLHPGHGAPINEPLTRIDWLISHRQSREAQILAALGSGPADAATLAAQIYTEIPPDLLPAAARNTLAHLVDLVTKSKVVHNGSLRSTSRFQLS from the coding sequence ATGCAAGATCCCGATCCGTCATTCCGCCCCCAGCACGGTCTGACCGACACCCTGAGGCCGGGGCTGCGCAGGATCGTGGCACCGAACCCATCGGCGATGACCTTTCGTGGCACCAATACCTATTTGCTCGGCGAACGCGCGCTGGCTGTGATTGATCCCGGTCCGGATGATCCCACGCATCTCGCGGCGATTCTGGCGGCCCTCAAACCCGGTCAGAGCATCAGCCATATCATTGTAACCCACGCACACCGGGATCATTCACCGCTGTCGCGCGCCCTATCCCGAGCGACCGGAGCGCCGGTATTGGCCTTTGGCGACGCACAGGCCGGGCGCAGCGCGGTGATGCAGCGACTGGCCGATTCCGGTCTGATGGAAGGTGGCGAAGGCGTGGATTTCGCGTTCATGCCGGATATCGCGGTACCCGACGGCGCGGTGATCTCGGGCGATGGCTGGGATCTGGAAGTGTTGCACACGCCGGGGCATTTTGGCAATCACATCGCACTGGGCTGGGGTCAGCAACTGTTTTGCGGCGATCTGGTGATGGGATGGGCAACGTCACTGGTTTCGCCCCCGGATGGCGATCTGACGGATTTCATGGCGTCTTGCGCGCGGGTCCGGGCTGGCAATTGGGCCCGGCTGCATCCCGGCCACGGGGCGCCGATCAACGAACCGTTAACCCGCATCGACTGGCTGATCAGCCATCGTCAAAGCCGCGAGGCGCAGATTCTTGCCGCGCTTGGCTCTGGCCCTGCCGATGCCGCCACACTGGCAGCACAGATCTACACTGAGATACCGCCAGATCTGCTACCTGCGGCGGCGCGCAACACGCTGGCGCACCTTGTTGATTTGGTGACTAAATCGAAGGTGGTACACAACGGCTCCCTCAGATCCACGAGCCGTTTTCAGCTGTCGTGA
- a CDS encoding VOC family protein: MTRFEIHVTDMSKAMTFYSQLFGWTFHPMAGAEAVEYHRITGAAIDGGMMRRMAGSAGVGAPVRGAMLTFPVADVDVAYAWALANGGAEALPPTDYPGMARIAYCEDGQGNIVGLSGPSQKGG, translated from the coding sequence GTGACCCGGTTTGAAATCCACGTCACCGATATGTCAAAAGCGATGACGTTTTACTCACAGTTGTTTGGCTGGACATTTCACCCAATGGCGGGCGCAGAGGCGGTAGAATATCACCGGATCACAGGGGCAGCCATTGACGGCGGAATGATGCGGCGGATGGCTGGATCTGCGGGCGTGGGTGCCCCGGTTCGGGGGGCCATGCTGACGTTTCCAGTGGCCGATGTTGATGTCGCCTATGCTTGGGCGCTGGCCAACGGTGGTGCCGAAGCGTTGCCGCCGACCGACTACCCCGGTATGGCGCGGATCGCCTATTGCGAAGATGGTCAGGGAAATATTGTTGGCCTGTCCGGTCCGTCGCAGAAAGGGGGCTGA
- a CDS encoding septum formation initiator family protein, producing the protein MSAFRNRPAFGGLIYSAGALSIGAYFIFAAVQGDYGLFRRAEINVEADQLNAELDRIREDVARMENLTHRLSDAYLDLDLLDQQARDVLGLTRADEVVVR; encoded by the coding sequence ATGAGCGCATTCCGCAACCGGCCCGCCTTCGGGGGCCTGATCTATTCCGCAGGTGCGCTCAGCATCGGCGCCTATTTCATTTTTGCCGCCGTGCAGGGTGACTATGGCCTGTTCCGTCGCGCCGAGATCAATGTCGAAGCTGACCAACTGAACGCAGAACTGGACCGAATTCGGGAAGATGTCGCGCGAATGGAAAACCTGACGCATCGTCTGTCGGACGCGTATCTTGACCTGGACCTGCTGGATCAGCAGGCTCGCGATGTTCTGGGCCTCACTCGCGCGGATGAAGTCGTCGTTCGCTGA
- a CDS encoding pyruvate dehydrogenase complex E1 component subunit beta: MATEILMPALSPTMEDGTLTKWLVKEGDQVRSGDILAEIETDKATMEFEAVDDGVIGRFLVPDGARGVKVNTPIAVLLADGEPADAVANIAPKQSAPAISMEPETPATVRADAPATHPDWPEGTKLRSQTVREALRDAMAEEMRQDDSVFLMGEEVAEYQGAYKISQGLLDEFGSKRVIDTPITEHGFTGIAVGAAFGGLRPIVEFMTFNFAMQAMDQIINSAAKTLYMSGGQMGAPMVFRGPNGAAARVGAQHSQDFAAWYAHVPGLKVAIPYSASDAKGLLKSAIRDPNPVIFLENEILYGRTFDVPVLEDFTVPFGKARIWREGSDATLVSFGIGVSHALAAAETLAADGISAEVIDLRTLRPLDSATVIASVKKTNRCVTIEEGWPVGSIGNHISALLMQEAFDYLDAPVINCTGKDVPMPYAANLEKLALVAVDEVVAAVKKVTYR, encoded by the coding sequence ATGGCAACCGAAATTCTGATGCCCGCCCTATCCCCGACGATGGAAGACGGTACGCTGACCAAATGGTTGGTCAAAGAGGGCGATCAGGTTCGATCGGGTGATATCCTGGCCGAGATCGAGACCGACAAGGCGACGATGGAATTCGAAGCTGTGGACGATGGCGTCATCGGTCGGTTTCTGGTCCCTGACGGGGCCAGGGGAGTAAAAGTCAACACCCCCATCGCAGTGTTGCTGGCCGACGGCGAACCCGCCGATGCTGTCGCGAATATTGCGCCTAAACAGAGCGCTCCTGCCATCTCAATGGAACCAGAAACTCCGGCAACGGTCAGGGCGGACGCGCCCGCGACCCACCCAGATTGGCCCGAAGGGACAAAACTCAGATCCCAGACCGTCCGCGAGGCCCTGCGCGATGCCATGGCCGAAGAGATGCGGCAGGACGACAGCGTCTTTCTGATGGGCGAAGAAGTGGCGGAATACCAAGGCGCCTACAAAATCAGCCAGGGGTTGCTGGACGAATTCGGATCAAAGCGCGTGATCGACACACCGATCACCGAACACGGCTTTACCGGCATCGCCGTTGGTGCCGCCTTTGGTGGATTGCGGCCCATCGTCGAATTTATGACCTTCAACTTTGCCATGCAGGCCATGGACCAGATCATCAATTCGGCAGCCAAGACGCTGTACATGTCTGGTGGCCAGATGGGCGCACCGATGGTCTTTCGTGGCCCCAACGGTGCGGCCGCAAGGGTCGGCGCCCAGCACAGTCAGGATTTCGCGGCCTGGTATGCGCATGTTCCTGGCCTCAAGGTGGCAATTCCCTATTCCGCATCGGACGCCAAAGGATTGCTGAAATCCGCGATCCGCGACCCCAACCCGGTTATCTTTCTTGAGAACGAAATTCTGTATGGTCGCACGTTCGACGTACCGGTTCTTGAAGATTTCACCGTTCCATTCGGCAAGGCGCGGATCTGGCGTGAAGGCAGTGACGCCACCCTCGTCAGTTTTGGTATTGGCGTTTCGCACGCTCTAGCTGCCGCCGAAACGCTGGCGGCGGACGGCATCAGCGCAGAGGTTATCGACCTAAGAACCCTGCGACCGCTCGACAGTGCGACCGTCATTGCCTCGGTGAAAAAAACCAACCGGTGTGTGACCATCGAAGAAGGCTGGCCGGTCGGGTCAATTGGCAACCATATCTCGGCGCTGCTGATGCAGGAAGCCTTCGACTATCTCGACGCGCCGGTGATCAACTGCACAGGCAAAGACGTTCCGATGCCCTACGCGGCGAACCTTGAAAAACTGGCGCTGGTTGCGGTCGATGAGGTGGTCGCGGCGGTGAAAAAGGTGACCTATCGGTGA
- a CDS encoding pyruvate dehydrogenase complex dihydrolipoamide acetyltransferase → MPVEILMPALSPTMEEGTLAKWLVRAGDSVTSGDVIAEIETDKATMEFEAVDDGTISQILIAAGTAGVAVNTPIAVLLADGDSAESSAPTVPDAPPLNAPPSAPTVPGTQDAATPSSAKRIFASPLARRIAVQKGVDLGQIVGSGPHGRIVRADVEGAAPAGRAPETKISRSPAGQDSAVQPQASEVGDIAALYAKRDYTEIQLDGMRRTIAARLTQAKQTIPHFYLRRDIRLDALLSFRTEINRQLEKRGIRLSVNDFIIKACALALQQVPAANAVWAGDRILQLTPSDVAVAVAIDGGLFTPVLQDAHQKSLTALSAEIKDLAARARDRKLAPHEYQGGSFAISNLGMFGVKNFDAVINPPHGAILAVGAGIRQPVVTAQDELGIATVMSVTLSVDHRVIDGALAAELLSAIVENLEHPIAMLV, encoded by the coding sequence ATGCCTGTTGAAATCCTCATGCCCGCCCTGTCCCCGACAATGGAGGAGGGTACGCTGGCCAAATGGCTGGTCCGCGCGGGGGACAGCGTGACTTCAGGCGACGTGATCGCCGAGATTGAGACCGACAAAGCAACCATGGAATTCGAAGCTGTGGACGACGGCACAATCAGCCAGATCCTGATCGCGGCAGGCACCGCTGGCGTGGCCGTCAACACCCCAATTGCTGTGCTTCTGGCAGACGGGGACAGCGCTGAATCCTCGGCCCCGACAGTACCCGATGCGCCGCCCCTAAACGCCCCCCCATCCGCGCCCACCGTCCCGGGAACGCAGGATGCCGCAACGCCGTCGTCGGCAAAGCGGATTTTTGCCTCTCCGCTCGCCCGGCGCATTGCCGTGCAAAAAGGCGTCGATCTTGGCCAGATTGTCGGCAGCGGGCCACATGGCCGGATTGTGCGTGCCGATGTTGAAGGGGCTGCCCCCGCAGGCCGTGCGCCAGAGACAAAAATATCCCGCAGCCCAGCTGGGCAGGATTCTGCTGTGCAACCGCAGGCGTCCGAGGTCGGCGATATCGCTGCACTCTATGCTAAGCGCGACTATACCGAGATACAGCTGGACGGGATGCGCCGCACCATCGCCGCCCGTTTGACCCAAGCCAAGCAAACCATTCCACATTTCTACCTGCGCCGCGACATCCGGCTCGATGCGCTTTTGTCGTTCCGAACCGAGATCAACCGTCAGCTGGAAAAACGCGGCATTCGGCTTTCTGTCAATGATTTCATCATCAAGGCCTGCGCCTTGGCGCTGCAACAGGTGCCAGCTGCCAACGCCGTCTGGGCAGGTGACCGCATCCTGCAACTGACCCCCTCGGATGTGGCGGTTGCCGTGGCCATCGACGGCGGGCTGTTTACCCCGGTTCTGCAAGACGCACATCAAAAGAGCCTGACCGCCCTCTCGGCCGAAATAAAGGACCTCGCCGCCCGCGCCCGTGATCGCAAGCTTGCGCCGCACGAATACCAGGGTGGCAGTTTCGCGATTTCAAACCTTGGTATGTTTGGGGTCAAAAATTTCGACGCGGTGATCAACCCGCCACATGGCGCGATCCTCGCTGTGGGTGCTGGTATCCGCCAGCCCGTTGTGACCGCCCAGGACGAACTGGGTATCGCCACGGTGATGTCAGTCACGCTGAGCGTTGATCACCGGGTGATTGACGGCGCATTGGCGGCAGAACTGCTTAGCGCGATCGTCGAAAATCTGGAGCACCCAATTGCAATGCTGGTTTAA
- the pgk gene encoding phosphoglycerate kinase, with amino-acid sequence MAWKTLDDMDLAGNRVLTRVDINVPVEDGQVTDATRMERIAPTVSDILKAGGHPVLLAHFGRPKGQRVAEMSLQPLIPALEKALGANVVFAADCVGPAAEAAVAALQPGQVLLLENTRFHPGEEKNDADLAADMARLGDIYCNDAFSAAHRAHASTEALARLLPCCAGRLMQAELSALEAALGAPKRPVVAVVGGAKVSTKLELLSNLVEKVDVLVIGGGMANTFLAAQGIDVGKSLCEHEMAGTVKEIVEKAAQAGCELLLPRDVVIAWEFKAGAKNEVVMADECPADAMILDAGPKSVAHIARAFEQASTLIWNGPLGAFEIAPFDAATNAAAAQAAQLSKEGKLVSVAGGGDTVAALNKSGAAADFTYISTAGGAFLEWMEGKVLPGVAALS; translated from the coding sequence ATGGCTTGGAAAACACTCGACGACATGGATCTGGCGGGCAACCGGGTGCTGACCAGGGTCGATATCAACGTGCCGGTCGAGGATGGCCAAGTCACCGATGCCACCCGGATGGAACGTATTGCGCCCACGGTATCGGACATTCTGAAGGCGGGCGGACATCCGGTGCTGCTGGCACATTTTGGCCGCCCAAAGGGTCAGCGAGTGGCTGAGATGAGTCTGCAACCACTAATACCGGCCCTCGAAAAGGCGCTGGGGGCGAACGTTGTCTTTGCCGCCGATTGCGTCGGGCCCGCTGCCGAAGCAGCGGTTGCCGCGCTGCAGCCGGGTCAGGTACTGCTGCTCGAGAACACGCGCTTTCACCCCGGTGAGGAAAAGAACGACGCCGATCTGGCTGCGGATATGGCGCGACTGGGCGACATCTATTGCAACGATGCCTTTTCAGCAGCGCACCGAGCACATGCCTCGACCGAAGCGCTGGCCCGGCTCTTGCCCTGCTGCGCCGGACGCTTGATGCAGGCTGAACTGAGCGCGCTAGAAGCCGCACTCGGCGCACCAAAGCGACCGGTCGTAGCGGTTGTCGGTGGAGCGAAAGTATCGACCAAGCTCGAACTGCTGTCGAACCTTGTGGAAAAGGTCGATGTGCTGGTGATTGGTGGCGGCATGGCCAACACTTTCCTTGCGGCGCAGGGCATCGACGTCGGCAAGTCACTGTGCGAGCATGAAATGGCGGGTACGGTTAAAGAGATCGTTGAAAAGGCGGCACAGGCAGGCTGCGAACTCCTTCTGCCGCGCGACGTCGTTATCGCCTGGGAATTCAAAGCGGGCGCCAAAAACGAGGTGGTGATGGCCGACGAGTGTCCGGCAGACGCAATGATCCTTGATGCCGGCCCCAAGAGCGTGGCGCATATCGCAAGGGCATTTGAACAAGCCAGCACCCTGATCTGGAACGGCCCACTAGGAGCGTTTGAGATCGCCCCATTCGATGCCGCGACCAACGCCGCCGCCGCGCAGGCAGCGCAACTGTCCAAAGAGGGCAAACTCGTCTCAGTCGCCGGAGGCGGGGACACGGTGGCCGCACTGAACAAGTCGGGCGCGGCCGCGGATTTCACTTATATCTCTACAGCAGGCGGGGCCTTTCTTGAATGGATGGAAGGCAAGGTGCTGCCAGGAGTGGCCGCTCTGAGCTAG
- a CDS encoding peptidylprolyl isomerase: MAEIKDPENTILLELKGGTVTIELLPDVAPKHVERMKTLARAGAYDNVCFHRVIPDFMAQTGDVANGNMEQDFNIRAAGTGGSEHPDVPAEFSKLPHDRGTIGAARSQNPNSANSQFFINFKDNHFLNGQYTVYGRVISGMEHVDAITKGEPPANPDRMISVKVAADA; this comes from the coding sequence ATGGCCGAGATCAAAGACCCCGAAAACACCATCCTGCTCGAACTCAAGGGCGGTACCGTGACGATTGAATTGCTGCCTGATGTAGCGCCCAAGCACGTCGAGCGGATGAAGACGCTCGCCCGCGCCGGTGCCTATGACAACGTCTGCTTTCACCGGGTGATCCCAGACTTCATGGCGCAGACCGGCGATGTGGCCAACGGCAACATGGAACAGGATTTCAACATTCGTGCGGCGGGTACCGGTGGATCCGAGCACCCCGACGTGCCTGCGGAATTCTCGAAACTGCCGCATGACCGTGGCACGATTGGTGCGGCCCGCAGCCAGAACCCGAATTCCGCCAATTCGCAGTTCTTCATCAATTTCAAGGACAACCATTTCCTCAACGGTCAGTACACAGTCTATGGTCGGGTGATTTCCGGCATGGAACATGTCGACGCCATCACCAAGGGAGAGCCGCCCGCGAACCCTGACCGCATGATCTCGGTCAAGGTGGCAGCAGATGCGTAA
- a CDS encoding peptidylprolyl isomerase — translation MRNAAFALMLSASPALASGLEIQMDGEAKGVITIDLFEDVAPQHVEQITVLAAEGAYNGVVFHRVIDGFMAQTGDVEFGKVGGDMRMAGRGGSDRANVPAEFSDIPFERGVVGMARSQDPNSANSQFFIMFDQGDFLNGQYTVVGKVTGGMDVVDAIKRGTGQNGSVVGAPDVMTSVTVTD, via the coding sequence ATGCGTAATGCGGCGTTTGCCCTGATGCTCAGCGCCAGTCCGGCGCTGGCCAGCGGTCTTGAAATCCAGATGGATGGCGAGGCCAAGGGGGTCATCACCATCGACCTATTCGAAGACGTCGCGCCGCAACATGTCGAACAGATTACCGTGCTCGCAGCCGAAGGTGCATACAATGGCGTGGTATTTCACCGCGTGATTGACGGCTTCATGGCGCAGACCGGGGATGTCGAATTCGGCAAGGTCGGCGGCGACATGCGCATGGCGGGGCGCGGCGGATCTGACCGGGCCAATGTGCCAGCGGAATTCTCGGATATTCCGTTTGAGCGCGGCGTGGTGGGCATGGCACGGTCGCAGGACCCGAATTCAGCCAACTCGCAGTTCTTCATCATGTTCGATCAGGGCGATTTTCTGAACGGCCAGTATACCGTCGTTGGTAAAGTCACCGGTGGCATGGATGTGGTTGACGCGATCAAGCGCGGGACAGGGCAGAACGGATCCGTGGTTGGTGCGCCGGACGTGATGACATCGGTAACTGTTACCGACTGA
- the pdhA gene encoding pyruvate dehydrogenase (acetyl-transferring) E1 component subunit alpha, which translates to MAPRKSASAPNVAAEDLLKYYKDMLLIRRFEEKAGQLYGMGLIGGFCHLYIGQEAVVVGLEAAAEDGDKRITSYRDHGHMLACGMDPNGVMAELTGREGGYSGGKGGSMHMFSRDKHFYGGHGIVAAQVPIGAGLAFTDKYKGNGRVTFTYFGDGAANQGQVYETYNMAELWELPVIFVIENNQYAMGTSVKRSTKSPSMWERGAAYGIKGEEVDGMDVLAVKAAGEKAVAHCRAGKGPYILEIKTYRYRGHSMSDPAKYRTREEVQKMRAERDPIDHVRDLLLTGKHAGEDDLKAIDREIKAVVNASAEFARQSPEPALSELWTDIYAEA; encoded by the coding sequence ATGGCACCCCGAAAGTCCGCTTCGGCCCCCAATGTGGCGGCCGAAGATTTGCTAAAATATTACAAAGACATGCTCCTGATCCGCCGGTTCGAAGAGAAGGCAGGCCAATTGTATGGCATGGGCCTGATCGGTGGCTTCTGCCATCTTTATATCGGTCAGGAAGCAGTTGTTGTCGGCCTCGAAGCCGCTGCCGAAGACGGGGACAAACGCATCACGTCGTACCGCGATCACGGGCACATGCTAGCCTGTGGTATGGACCCGAATGGCGTTATGGCAGAACTGACCGGCCGCGAGGGTGGGTATTCCGGGGGCAAGGGCGGTTCGATGCACATGTTCTCCCGGGACAAGCATTTCTACGGCGGCCACGGCATCGTTGCAGCTCAGGTGCCAATTGGCGCCGGGCTGGCCTTTACCGATAAGTACAAGGGCAACGGCCGCGTGACCTTCACCTATTTTGGAGATGGCGCTGCCAATCAGGGGCAAGTCTACGAGACCTACAACATGGCCGAACTCTGGGAATTGCCGGTGATCTTTGTCATTGAAAACAACCAATACGCCATGGGCACCTCTGTAAAACGCTCAACCAAGAGCCCTTCTATGTGGGAACGCGGCGCCGCCTACGGAATCAAGGGCGAAGAGGTCGACGGCATGGATGTTCTTGCTGTCAAAGCTGCTGGTGAAAAGGCGGTGGCCCATTGCCGCGCGGGTAAGGGACCTTACATCCTCGAAATCAAGACCTATCGCTATCGCGGCCATTCGATGTCTGATCCGGCCAAATATCGAACCCGCGAGGAAGTGCAGAAGATGCGCGCCGAACGCGATCCAATTGATCATGTGCGCGACCTGTTGCTAACCGGAAAACATGCGGGCGAAGACGACCTTAAGGCCATCGACCGAGAGATCAAGGCAGTGGTCAACGCCAGTGCTGAATTTGCCCGCCAAAGCCCGGAACCTGCACTGTCCGAGCTATGGACCGACATTTATGCGGAGGCATAA